CAACTATTGTTTGAGATTATTACTACTCAAGGGAAATAAATAGTAAATACAGCACTTGGATGAATAGTAATAATCGAGTGTTTACGTATACTTTGAAATGATGTGATTATTAGCTATGGCACACGtttgtgcaaatttttattaaaactaccaaaagatagttgaaataaaaaagacagTTAATGTACAAAACCAAGATCATACAAAAACTGTTCCCCCTTGAAAACCGCAAACTATTTACATTAGGCAATTGATTAATTGAGCAGAATTTACACGAAATAATACACAAGACTTAGGCCACTAAATACAGACAGACAACatgataaaaatttggaaaaaaataccaCAGTACAAACAACATTAgcgattttcaaaaatatcatcGACTTTATGAACATTTTGGCAGGATGAGTTGAAATTTATGGAAAATGACGGAATTATTTCGCTCTAGCTATTACCCTACGAGTTAgaaaattatatcaaaatcATCACTGACTGTGAAGCCGGCCCTGCTTTTTGGGCGCCCCTTTGGGCACAGTGCCAACAATTCGTACCCTAGTCACTTGTCGGTTATCACTGAATTGGGGCGGCGGCGCTAAAACCGCCTCCGCACAGTTGTTGccaccgccgccgccgccgccaccacCACCGAACTCGGGCGGGGGCGGCAGGCAAAACTCGTCTTTTTCGTCGCTGTCGCCTTCCAGCGGGGGCGGCAGCTGGGCCAAGGAGACGGCGTGTCGCGATAACAAACCTagataaatgttttttttaattcaattcttTCCAATAATccggtttttatttattacctgTGTGTTGTCTGGGGGTTTTCGGTGAAGGCAATGTCATACTGTTGTGTTCTTGCACGATTGTTTCACCACCTGTTGGTACTTCCTGGTCCGAGCTCACACCCGATGAACTGTTATCGCCGTCTTCCATTGTGGCCACTTCGTTCTGCTTCTTCAAAAAGTCTTCAGGGTAAGACTTTGAAGATTTCAGGAGCGATTTGCCTTTTTGGATTTCTTCAACGCTGAAACTGTGCGGCATTGAACTGCTGCCCGAACTGCTGCCActggttaaaaaatatttttttgtataataattaacattaaaaacagAGGATGTTGTATTTGTGAGTGCAAATTGGATCATTTCCGGGAATTTAAATTTGCCACCACTTGCACCGTATCcatggctttaattttaatttttttgacatttacaatattttctaCAGTTTGTGACAATGTCACTGCCCACAGGGCTCATTTCACACGCCACACGCGTTAAAAGCCTTTACAAAAAAGCTTTACGTAACTTAGAATCATGGTACGACCGACGAGAAGTGTATCGTTATCACGCCGTTTTAATGCGAGCTCGTTTCGACCAAAACATTAATGTTAAAGACGCAACAATTGCCAAAACACTGCTAGAAAACGGCGAAGAAGAATTATTCAAACGCCAACATTGGCATGTTCGGAAATTTGTTAATTCTCCCGGAGGTACGGCCTATTTGAGAGAAGTGACACCGCCTGATTGGATTCTTGACTACTGGCACCCGTTGGAAAAGGCGCAATATCCCGAATATTTCGCACGGAGGGAGCAAAGAAAACGCGAGTTTGTAAAGTTCTGGCAGAAACAATTCCAGAATCTggatgataaaaataaaaataacaataaataatacctGGTGTTACTATTCCCGCTGTTTTCGACTGGTCTAGGTCCCACAATGTGTTCTTTTAACTCTTCTTCGCTTTCGCGTTCTGATTCGCTACAACTGTAATCGGGTTCTGGGATTGGCGGTGCAGCGTTTCCTTGCACCATCACCATTGATTTACTTGAACTAAGTTTTCGTCTGCGTTCTCTCGTTCCTGCTGAACTATGCGATCTTGACGCTCTCATCGGTTGAGCGTAAGGATTTGACGGTGAAGACACAACTGTTGGTTTAAAAGTGGAATAATTCGTTCGCATACTGTGCGATTTTCGGACGTGGGGACGCGAAGAATGCGATGGTAGACTTTTCGATCTGTACCCAACTGTCTTCATGTCTTCAGGCGAGGCGTAAAGTTTGGCGTTTGCTGTGGGTTTGAACGACGAAACCACGTTTTCTTCCAGTTCTGCAAGATGGGAATTAAGTGATTAAGTGTTTATTGATTATTATCGTCATTACCAATTTCTTTGCTGAGAGAGTCGTAGTCGGACTGCCCCCGCGACACTTCCACCTTCACGACTTGCACGATTGGTGGCGGCGGTGGCGGTGGATGTGTTGGGGGCGGCAACGCCCTCGCTAAATCCTCCTGACTTCGGTGGTTTTTACTCAAATGAGACGCCGCAACTTCTTGCGCTAAATCCGGAGTCGAGTGAAAATCGCGATGTAATTCACCACTACTATAAAGTGTAGAGAAGCGCACTTTTGACTTGTTTTTACTTCGTTTCATTTCGGCAACGCTGGCATAGACCCGAGTTTTAGCCGGTGAAGACGGAGTGTCTTGAAACCGCGAACTGCTCATTAAATGTTTGGATTTATCGTCGGTTTTTTGCCTTTGGAACAGCTCCTCAAGTTCGGCCGAAGTGATCCGATTTGAGGTTGGTCGTTGTCGGATCGAAGCCGTCCTGAGTTGAACCGGTGTTGAAATTGACTCAGCTGAGCTTGATTTTGCGATATCTTCAGTCTCTTCTTTTTCTCCTATTTCGAGGCCTGCGACCATGCTTTTGGCGCGCGCTCTGCCCACGCTGAGGGTGGTTTTGGGGTCGCGACGCGGGGGTAGTGGCGCTTGGCCCATTTTGCGGGGTAGGGTGGCGTATTGCCGGCTGAGGGGCACCTCGCTAGGGCCgggcaaaattgttgatttgCTCATTGGGAGTGTGGTAATGGGGGCTAAACTCATCACTGTCATTTGGACTAAATCACCGGATTTCCGGATCAAATCTACAACGTGTTCGTGTGAGGCCGATGAAACGTCCTCGTTGTTGATTTCGAGGAGAAAATCGCCTTTTTTCAAGCCGGCTCGATCGGCGACTCCGCCAGGATCCACGTCGTCTAAATACTGCAAAGCGGGGCATTTATCACTTGGGGTTAGTTCCATCAGAGGCGAGGTGGCTTTTGCTCCGCGGAGGATGAAGCCGAAGCCTTTGCGGCCGCGGTGCAGGACGACAGTGCGGGGCTCAGACTCtccataactaaaaaaaattgtttttttaacgatttttttttcacttttttcactTTCGTGGGAGTTGTACCTTTTTTTCAGTCGTGGTGCCGTGGCGAAATGTTTGGTGGTGTTTTCACGCCGGCCTAAAACGCGCCCATTGGTGGTTTTCGCGTCTCTTGCTACCATCATGGGTGCTTGAATGTTGTGATGTCTGAGACGAACCTCTTGCACACAATGCGATGGAAACAAACCGCTTTTATTGCCACCACTTCGCGTGGTTCCTTCAAGTAAACCATCGTCCGTAGTCCCGGTcactaataaattttttggaaaaaattactaatttggaCACACCCTGAACAATGAAacgtaattgttttttgagtTCGTCCCAGCGGCAAGGTCACCAAGATGATTAAAATCGAATTGAGATAAATGATTTGATCATTGGACCAACCTTCGATGATGTCTCCCTCTCTGATGTTGATATGTCCATCCTCTTGTGTGCTGTACGCCTCGATACAGACGACCATAGTTCCGGGAGTCGCCAAATAGGTGGTGTCCGAGTTAGCTGTCCCAACTCCGGAGCTATCGCTGATGATATCACTCGTGTCTCCGAGACTCTTATCTGCAACACCCAGTGCAAGCACTGAGTTGCATCAAATCATTTACAAAACGTGCAGTAATGCAGATGGTTGTGCAATGCACACGGAAGCATGCAATAAGAGATAAATAAGCGTCCGGAGTTTGGCGGACCAAACTCCGGTTCAGTAGTTTTTGAAACACAGCAGACGACTATAAATACCTGTGACGATGCTGGCAGTGTCTGTTTCGTGGCCTGGGGGCGCACTGCTGCTATCGCTTAGACTGGAACTTGCAGAACTGAAAGGGGCCGAGGAGCGGTCGCTGGGACAGGGACTTGGAGGTAGGGCTAAGGTGGTCATGGATGGGGCTCTGTTCAGCCATCCCAGAGCTGACCTACGCTTCGGATTATAGCTGGGTGGGCCGCGGTACGGGACTGAAATTTTAACGCTAAATTGCTAGAAAGTGCTCAAAGGCTATTAAATCGCTAACACATCGAACACATGGTTGCACTTCTATCTACACACACACACAAATTGGGAAAAATTACCTCgcacttgatttttttgggcCGGTAATCACACGCTTCTTGGCTTTTATTTAagtggaataaaaaaaataattctacgCAAACCACTGGGGATTTTACCAATACCTTCCATTGGAAAACTACTCGACAAGCAAAAACTAAGTTCGGGGAATACGGGACGAAAAAGGATAACaacagtttaattaattactttgaaatagccgttaaaaaaacaataaaatattatttgctTTATTATTAGCACACATTTAATCCAAAAACCTAATATTCACTACTTAAAAAATCAACGAATTGAGTCGACATTTTAGTCTTTTTaatcttaaaatttgaataattacaaaaagtggatcaaaaatataaaaatttcgagTAAAATAAACCGAGAAATTCCATTTTTCGGTCAATCAGTTGactattttatgaaaaatttctttgagATTACCGAAAAAATCGTTGAAATTGGTCAAGAATTGAgtaatttttgcctaaatacGTCAGAACTTGATTTTCATTTTACTTACCATTCACTGTATTTGCACGTTTTTCAgtcaaaaacgcaattatctTGCGAAATTTCGGGTAAAGAAAACCCAAAAATCGCTGAATTGAATCGAAAATatggttaattttaaaaaatattcagcgAAAGATTTAACATGTTTTTAATGACATCAGATCTTTCTTAGTTTCGAGTAGTAgtgtgtatatttttttgtgataagTTTAAAGTAATAAGCTAAAGGCAATTCATTCCTTGGAAGCAGAATTGCCCgtaattcagtatttttcGTTTCGAAAGGGTAGACAAATTTATGtcatttgcataaaaacacagtttAATCTGGCGGTATaattgtatttgttttttttttgcggAAGACTTGGAGCGTAACCAGCTGAATCTAAATATCGTATGAAATGTTAATACCAGAAATTTTAAGAAACCAACATCCGCAGTATTTTACTCACTAGTTCCTGCATAACAAATGATACACGAACGGGAAAGAGTCTTGTCAAAAAAACAGCAACAtgctgaagaaaaaaatagggAAAAAAACACgattcaaaaatttcttttcgtGCAATAAAGATGCAACCATGCCTCGGAACCAAACTTACCAACATCCTCCTGTCTGTAATTCTGGATGATTTCCGCCAATTCCATATTGCCAGCAATAACAGCGACTTGACACGGCGTCTGATTAGCATAATTCAAAGCTTGTCGATCAGCTCCCCTAAACAACAACTGTCTGGCACAAGACTCCTGGTTATTAACAGCGCAAACATGCAATGGTGTATTGCCAGATGCGTTTCTCGCATTCATGTCCGCTCCATAGAACAGCAAGTGCTCCAGGTGATGCATCATCCCCGTCTTGCACGCCTGGTGCACCTCTTGCCATCCTTGCAAATCCTGCGCTCCTGTCGTTGCGTGAtcgtggagaagggtttcaGTGAATTGGGGATCGACATTGTGCGTGATGGTGAGATAGAGGGGAGTGAGGCCTTTGGCGTCTTTGTAGTTTGGGGATGCGCCTAGTTCTAGGAGCGTCTTCATAGCTTCGAGACTGTTGTGTTCGACGGAGCGGTGCATAGCAGTTGAGCCGTCTTTGGTGCGGTAGTCCAGAAGGGCGCCACCGTTTACCAAAGCAATTAGGActtttgatggttttttgaTGCCAGTTGCGAGCGTCAGGGGTGTTTCTGGTGGTGGAAGATCGAAAAGTTGAAAAGATATTGTCTTTCGGAAAAAATGCAGACACTCACCACCTGAGTCTTGGCAGTGAAAATTGGGATCGAGTCCTTTTGAGCACATTTTCGTGATTTTCTCCACTTGTCCGTTGTGGACGTAGTCGAGGAACCGTCGAAGGTTGGCGCGCGTGTGCAGACTTTTTAGCTGTTTCTCGTCGAGGGCCATCATCTTGTAGACGCGCCGTTTGTACTTTAACTAGAGGCGAAAAAATCAGGATAAAATTACCAATGATTGCTTGGCGCAGCACAAATACCTCGAGATAGCCCACAGGTCCGCTGAATGGATAATCGCCCAATCTCCGTTCTTCGTCCAGGAATTTTCCCGCCTTGCCGTTCTCCGGAGGGCAAAACAGTCCATAATTGAAGCTTTCTTTCAGTTCCTGCAACCACACCGAGCGAGTTAAAACCGCGCTCAGAGAGGCAAAGACATGCAAATGCAAAAGGTTAAGATGCATTAAACAGCGAAATTATTCGGGGACGGGCACCCAAAATGATcgtaactaatttttttgggaCAAGTCGGAAATTCTTcacaaatttttcgattttttattttctcagttACGGCAAtattattcgaaaaaattgaactATTTTGATATAATCCTACGTCAAATGaaccggggaatcgattgacgttgagaaaattgccgaatttccaatagttttgcagttacgatttttttttcttttacgtATTTGTCTGTACATAATCATCCGTTcaaattttagtcaatttttgTGCGACTGTCCTCTGAAAACTGCTaattattgctttattttttgtgaggAGGGTACTAGTTGAAAATTCATCGGAACAAGGTTTTAAACAACACAACGGGGCGGTGGACTGtgtcatttataattattgcCATTAAATTCAACCTTCAATAATTGGTTATTGCACGAACGCACGTCCGTGCTTTTTTACTCAACGCCTACACGATCTGGCGGGACGaagaatattaattattgcggTCTGTGCAATTAACTCGAGGAGGGATTCAACGATATTTCTTGGAATATTGAGGGGTTTCCCAGATACCtatcaaaaaattctttgtcctagttttattttattgccacCAGCATTTTCGTGACTATTGttgaaacaaattcaaattgttATCAGATTTTTTGCAGGCGCCAGGTATgtgataattgtttttttgagatAATGACTTAATCTAGATTAGTTGAGCTCAAGTAAATTTCAAATCAAAGAGGCAATAGTACAAGTTGTAGGCCAGCATGTAATTTAATTACGAAAAATGGGTACCATCATTCCACTTGATGACCTTGACCGGCTTTATACATTATTTTCCTCTTATTTTAGTAGTTCTACATAGAATTTATTATGCAGAAAATAAAGTTGTTTCGCATCAAAATCATGCAATAAACATCATGAAATTATTGCTAATGTGGCCACCACCGTCTTTTACAAGACACAACAACATAAAATCGATTATAAATGATGCTAAGAAAATCATGCACGTGGCGATTTTCACACAGTTTGGGAAAAATAAGGGATAACAATTAGTAAAAGGCATAAAACGAAAATAGCTGCATGTTGGATAATCCCATTGTTTCCTTATCTCAGACGGTTtatcgaaaatatttattgtcaatggaattttgtcaaaaaacataTCGATGATGTAATATGATGGTGTCATCTCATTCAGTCGAGGTATTATACCGGCAATGACTTTTAACATcaattgattgaaattaaaaaatgtgttgttAGGTAAACAGCCGGCATTAAAATTCTTGAACGTGTGCCTTAGTTCGCTATTTAATGTAATGTCCATCAATAAAACTCTAGGAGACTGAAAAATGTACTAAGAAAATGGCTAAATATATCTTCGTAGCTGTAAATAATTCCGTTAGAAATTCTCCATCGCTGTTTCTGCCCTATCTACAAgcaattatggaaaaaatcgTTACCATGTAAGGACAAGTCGGCTTGTTAATCAGTGTGCAAACATAAAGCCTTGCAGTTTGATCATGCAGTCATGcgttagtaataataattattagcaAAACAGCTAGTCCATTCAAAAATTACCTACCCGATACCAAGTGGCCACCTGGGAGCAGCGCCACCGGAaaaagaaaagttaaaaaaacagaacttgTAGTTTTTTCTAACAACTAAAAGTGTCAAAACCTACACAAAGTTACAGTTTACTTGTCAAGCAGTGCCTGTGTTTTTCGTGTGTGTGTGTCTCTCTCTGTGTGTACGTTgttgtttttcgaaaattattaCCTTGGGTAATGCGGCTAGACATTGCTGTTTGACGTCCCAAACGAGTTGGTCCCGAGGAAACTGGAGGCACTTCTGCACGTTGAGCTCCGGGACGTGGATCCTGACCAGGAGGTAGCCCTCCTCGGGGCCGCGCTCGCCCTCCTCCTCCATAGGCGCCCTAGCTGCTCACATCTGCGAAAAATACGTTCCTAAGCCAAAAATCTACGTAGATTTAATTCACTAAACTAGATTGGAACGCATTTATTTTACAtgtggtcaggtcaggtcaggtcagtttccaagctaatttttttaaaatctataCCAAAAATCACCTGTTTTTACACGTTTTTACGAAATTATCGCTGATGAATTCATCTCCATTTACGTTCATTAATTCTAaacgaaatgaaaaatttttttcgtaattcaATCCAGAGTCGTAAGCCGACTCGAATTGTTCCATATTCGAGATTAGAACGTAACGAAGGTTATCTACGTGGGATGTATATGGTTTAGAAAGTGGGAAATGGACGTAATAGACCATGGCGTTGTAACTGAAtcattgataaaaattttcgcaCAATAAAACCTGCTAAACAAAACAGCTTGCTGGACTAGTTTTCACGTAAAATATGCAGAACTAATCGAATAACTGAAACCTTATTAGCGTAATAGGTGTACGTAACTATTCCTAGTATTTT
The sequence above is a segment of the Tribolium castaneum strain GA2 chromosome 9, icTriCast1.1, whole genome shotgun sequence genome. Coding sequences within it:
- the Prosap gene encoding protein shank isoform X5 produces the protein MEEEGERGPEEGYLLVRIHVPELNVQKCLQFPRDQLVWDVKQQCLAALPKVATWYRELKESFNYGLFCPPENGKAGKFLDEERRLGDYPFSGPVGYLELKYKRRVYKMMALDEKQLKSLHTRANLRRFLDYVHNGQVEKITKMCSKGLDPNFHCQDSGETPLTLATGIKKPSKVLIALVNGGALLDYRTKDGSTAMHRSVEHNSLEAMKTLLELGASPNYKDAKGLTPLYLTITHNVDPQFTETLLHDHATTGAQDLQGWQEVHQACKTGMMHHLEHLLFYGADMNARNASGNTPLHVCAVNNQESCARQLLFRGADRQALNYANQTPCQVAVIAGNMELAEIIQNYRQEDVVLALGVADKSLGDTSDIISDSSGVGTANSDTTYLATPGTMVVCIEAYSTQEDGHINIREGDIIEVTGTTDDGLLEGTTRSGGNKSGLFPSHCVQEVRLRHHNIQAPMMVARDAKTTNGRVLGRRENTTKHFATAPRLKKSYGESEPRTVVLHRGRKGFGFILRGAKATSPLMELTPSDKCPALQYLDDVDPGGVADRAGLKKGDFLLEINNEDVSSASHEHVVDLIRKSGDLVQMTVMSLAPITTLPMSKSTILPGPSEVPLSRQYATLPRKMGQAPLPPRRDPKTTLSVGRARAKSMVAGLEIGEKEETEDIAKSSSAESISTPVQLRTASIRQRPTSNRITSAELEELFQRQKTDDKSKHLMSSSRFQDTPSSPAKTRVYASVAEMKRSKNKSKVRFSTLYSSGELHRDFHSTPDLAQEVAASHLSKNHRSQEDLARALPPPTHPPPPPPPIVQVVKVEVSRGQSDYDSLSKEIELEENVVSSFKPTANAKLYASPEDMKTVGYRSKSLPSHSSRPHVRKSHSMRTNYSTFKPTVVSSPSNPYAQPMRASRSHSSAGTRERRRKLSSSKSMVMVQGNAAPPIPEPDYSCSESERESEEELKEHIVGPRPVENSGNSNTSGSSSGSSSMPHSFSVEEIQKGKSLLKSSKSYPEDFLKKQNEVATMEDGDNSSSGVSSDQEVPTGGETIVQEHNSMTLPSPKTPRQHTGLLSRHAVSLAQLPPPLEGDSDEKDEFCLPPPPEFGGGGGGGGGGNNCAEAVLAPPPQFSDNRQVTRVRIVGTVPKGAPKKQGRLHSQ
- the Prosap gene encoding SH3 and multiple ankyrin repeat domains protein 3 isoform X2 encodes the protein MEEEGERGPEEGYLLVRIHVPELNVQKCLQFPRDQLVWDVKQQCLAALPKELKESFNYGLFCPPENGKAGKFLDEERRLGDYPFSGPVGYLELKYKRRVYKMMALDEKQLKSLHTRANLRRFLDYVHNGQVEKITKMCSKGLDPNFHCQDSGETPLTLATGIKKPSKVLIALVNGGALLDYRTKDGSTAMHRSVEHNSLEAMKTLLELGASPNYKDAKGLTPLYLTITHNVDPQFTETLLHDHATTGAQDLQGWQEVHQACKTGMMHHLEHLLFYGADMNARNASGNTPLHVCAVNNQESCARQLLFRGADRQALNYANQTPCQVAVIAGNMELAEIIQNYRQEDVVPYRGPPSYNPKRRSALGWLNRAPSMTTLALPPSPCPSDRSSAPFSSASSSLSDSSSAPPGHETDTASIVTVLALGVADKSLGDTSDIISDSSGVGTANSDTTYLATPGTMVVCIEAYSTQEDGHINIREGDIIEVTGTTDDGLLEGTTRSGGNKSGLFPSHCVQEVRLRHHNIQAPMMVARDAKTTNGRVLGRRENTTKHFATAPRLKKSYGESEPRTVVLHRGRKGFGFILRGAKATSPLMELTPSDKCPALQYLDDVDPGGVADRAGLKKGDFLLEINNEDVSSASHEHVVDLIRKSGDLVQMTVMSLAPITTLPMSKSTILPGPSEVPLSRQYATLPRKMGQAPLPPRRDPKTTLSVGRARAKSMVAGLEIGEKEETEDIAKSSSAESISTPVQLRTASIRQRPTSNRITSAELEELFQRQKTDDKSKHLMSSSRFQDTPSSPAKTRVYASVAEMKRSKNKSKVRFSTLYSSGELHRDFHSTPDLAQEVAASHLSKNHRSQEDLARALPPPTHPPPPPPPIVQVVKVEVSRGQSDYDSLSKEIELEENVVSSFKPTANAKLYASPEDMKTVGYRSKSLPSHSSRPHVRKSHSMRTNYSTFKPTVVSSPSNPYAQPMRASRSHSSAGTRERRRKLSSSKSMVMVQGNAAPPIPEPDYSCSESERESEEELKEHIVGPRPVENSGNSNTSGSSSGSSSMPHSFSVEEIQKGKSLLKSSKSYPEDFLKKQNEVATMEDGDNSSSGVSSDQEVPTGGETIVQEHNSMTLPSPKTPRQHTGLLSRHAVSLAQLPPPLEGDSDEKDEFCLPPPPEFGGGGGGGGGGNNCAEAVLAPPPQFSDNRQVTRVRIVGTVPKGAPKKQGRLHSQ
- the Prosap gene encoding SH3 and multiple ankyrin repeat domains protein 3 isoform X1, whose protein sequence is MEEEGERGPEEGYLLVRIHVPELNVQKCLQFPRDQLVWDVKQQCLAALPKVATWYRELKESFNYGLFCPPENGKAGKFLDEERRLGDYPFSGPVGYLELKYKRRVYKMMALDEKQLKSLHTRANLRRFLDYVHNGQVEKITKMCSKGLDPNFHCQDSGETPLTLATGIKKPSKVLIALVNGGALLDYRTKDGSTAMHRSVEHNSLEAMKTLLELGASPNYKDAKGLTPLYLTITHNVDPQFTETLLHDHATTGAQDLQGWQEVHQACKTGMMHHLEHLLFYGADMNARNASGNTPLHVCAVNNQESCARQLLFRGADRQALNYANQTPCQVAVIAGNMELAEIIQNYRQEDVVPYRGPPSYNPKRRSALGWLNRAPSMTTLALPPSPCPSDRSSAPFSSASSSLSDSSSAPPGHETDTASIVTVLALGVADKSLGDTSDIISDSSGVGTANSDTTYLATPGTMVVCIEAYSTQEDGHINIREGDIIEVTGTTDDGLLEGTTRSGGNKSGLFPSHCVQEVRLRHHNIQAPMMVARDAKTTNGRVLGRRENTTKHFATAPRLKKSYGESEPRTVVLHRGRKGFGFILRGAKATSPLMELTPSDKCPALQYLDDVDPGGVADRAGLKKGDFLLEINNEDVSSASHEHVVDLIRKSGDLVQMTVMSLAPITTLPMSKSTILPGPSEVPLSRQYATLPRKMGQAPLPPRRDPKTTLSVGRARAKSMVAGLEIGEKEETEDIAKSSSAESISTPVQLRTASIRQRPTSNRITSAELEELFQRQKTDDKSKHLMSSSRFQDTPSSPAKTRVYASVAEMKRSKNKSKVRFSTLYSSGELHRDFHSTPDLAQEVAASHLSKNHRSQEDLARALPPPTHPPPPPPPIVQVVKVEVSRGQSDYDSLSKEIELEENVVSSFKPTANAKLYASPEDMKTVGYRSKSLPSHSSRPHVRKSHSMRTNYSTFKPTVVSSPSNPYAQPMRASRSHSSAGTRERRRKLSSSKSMVMVQGNAAPPIPEPDYSCSESERESEEELKEHIVGPRPVENSGNSNTSGSSSGSSSMPHSFSVEEIQKGKSLLKSSKSYPEDFLKKQNEVATMEDGDNSSSGVSSDQEVPTGGETIVQEHNSMTLPSPKTPRQHTGLLSRHAVSLAQLPPPLEGDSDEKDEFCLPPPPEFGGGGGGGGGGNNCAEAVLAPPPQFSDNRQVTRVRIVGTVPKGAPKKQGRLHSQ
- the Prosap gene encoding SH3 and multiple ankyrin repeat domains protein 3 isoform X3, whose protein sequence is MEEEGERGPEEGYLLVRIHVPELNVQKCLQFPRDQLVWDVKQQCLAALPKVATWYRELKESFNYGLFCPPENGKAGKFLDEERRLGDYPFSGPVGYLELKYKRRVYKMMALDEKQLKSLHTRANLRRFLDYVHNGQVEKITKMCSKGLDPNFHCQDSGETPLTLATGIKKPSKVLIALVNGGALLDYRTKDGSTAMHRSVEHNSLEAMKTLLELGASPNYKDAKGLTPLYLTITHNVDPQFTETLLHDHATTGAQDLQGWQEVHQACKTGMMHHLEHLLFYGADMNARNASGNTPLHVCAVNNQESCARQLLFRGADRQALNYANQTPCQVAVIAGNMELAEIIQNYRQEDVVPYRGPPSYNPKRRSALGWLNRAPSMTTLALPPSPCPSDRSSAPFSSASSSLSDSSSAPPGHETDTASIVTDKSLGDTSDIISDSSGVGTANSDTTYLATPGTMVVCIEAYSTQEDGHINIREGDIIEVTGTTDDGLLEGTTRSGGNKSGLFPSHCVQEVRLRHHNIQAPMMVARDAKTTNGRVLGRRENTTKHFATAPRLKKSYGESEPRTVVLHRGRKGFGFILRGAKATSPLMELTPSDKCPALQYLDDVDPGGVADRAGLKKGDFLLEINNEDVSSASHEHVVDLIRKSGDLVQMTVMSLAPITTLPMSKSTILPGPSEVPLSRQYATLPRKMGQAPLPPRRDPKTTLSVGRARAKSMVAGLEIGEKEETEDIAKSSSAESISTPVQLRTASIRQRPTSNRITSAELEELFQRQKTDDKSKHLMSSSRFQDTPSSPAKTRVYASVAEMKRSKNKSKVRFSTLYSSGELHRDFHSTPDLAQEVAASHLSKNHRSQEDLARALPPPTHPPPPPPPIVQVVKVEVSRGQSDYDSLSKEIELEENVVSSFKPTANAKLYASPEDMKTVGYRSKSLPSHSSRPHVRKSHSMRTNYSTFKPTVVSSPSNPYAQPMRASRSHSSAGTRERRRKLSSSKSMVMVQGNAAPPIPEPDYSCSESERESEEELKEHIVGPRPVENSGNSNTSGSSSGSSSMPHSFSVEEIQKGKSLLKSSKSYPEDFLKKQNEVATMEDGDNSSSGVSSDQEVPTGGETIVQEHNSMTLPSPKTPRQHTGLLSRHAVSLAQLPPPLEGDSDEKDEFCLPPPPEFGGGGGGGGGGNNCAEAVLAPPPQFSDNRQVTRVRIVGTVPKGAPKKQGRLHSQ
- the Prosap gene encoding protein shank isoform X6, translated to MEEEGERGPEEGYLLVRIHVPELNVQKCLQFPRDQLVWDVKQQCLAALPKVATWYRELKESFNYGLFCPPENGKAGKFLDEERRLGDYPFSGPVGYLELKYKRRVYKMMALDEKQLKSLHTRANLRRFLDYVHNGQVEKITKMCSKGLDPNFHCQDSGETPLTLATGIKKPSKVLIALVNGGALLDYRTKDGSTAMHRSVEHNSLEAMKTLLELGASPNYKDAKGLTPLYLTITHNVDPQFTETLLHDHATTGAQDLQGWQEVHQACKTGMMHHLEHLLFYGADMNARNASGNTPLHVCAVNNQESCARQLLFRGADRQALNYANQTPCQVAVIAGNMELAEIIQNYRQEDVDKSLGDTSDIISDSSGVGTANSDTTYLATPGTMVVCIEAYSTQEDGHINIREGDIIEVTGTTDDGLLEGTTRSGGNKSGLFPSHCVQEVRLRHHNIQAPMMVARDAKTTNGRVLGRRENTTKHFATAPRLKKSYGESEPRTVVLHRGRKGFGFILRGAKATSPLMELTPSDKCPALQYLDDVDPGGVADRAGLKKGDFLLEINNEDVSSASHEHVVDLIRKSGDLVQMTVMSLAPITTLPMSKSTILPGPSEVPLSRQYATLPRKMGQAPLPPRRDPKTTLSVGRARAKSMVAGLEIGEKEETEDIAKSSSAESISTPVQLRTASIRQRPTSNRITSAELEELFQRQKTDDKSKHLMSSSRFQDTPSSPAKTRVYASVAEMKRSKNKSKVRFSTLYSSGELHRDFHSTPDLAQEVAASHLSKNHRSQEDLARALPPPTHPPPPPPPIVQVVKVEVSRGQSDYDSLSKEIELEENVVSSFKPTANAKLYASPEDMKTVGYRSKSLPSHSSRPHVRKSHSMRTNYSTFKPTVVSSPSNPYAQPMRASRSHSSAGTRERRRKLSSSKSMVMVQGNAAPPIPEPDYSCSESERESEEELKEHIVGPRPVENSGNSNTSGSSSGSSSMPHSFSVEEIQKGKSLLKSSKSYPEDFLKKQNEVATMEDGDNSSSGVSSDQEVPTGGETIVQEHNSMTLPSPKTPRQHTGLLSRHAVSLAQLPPPLEGDSDEKDEFCLPPPPEFGGGGGGGGGGNNCAEAVLAPPPQFSDNRQVTRVRIVGTVPKGAPKKQGRLHSQ